From Lycorma delicatula isolate Av1 chromosome 13, ASM4794821v1, whole genome shotgun sequence, a single genomic window includes:
- the LOC142334031 gene encoding E3 ubiquitin-protein ligase MARCHF3-like: protein MEENEISEPQLELKTTINNNGKDKLEGATEEESKENVNFCRICHDADSEEIFITPCRCKGTLSVVHRSCLEKWLAESDSSSCELCGQLYKTLRIPKYRYLPSIITWLRSEDSFRDVRELLLDLMVLSMSTPMVLIGSYLGLFAAENFFLYLTTELDPTGRYLTSARLGTLIVLSLMATIDIAFVSWLTVRTQYYIKQWHAWWRRQCTVKLLLPEDNRLTSQQSGKMYRFE, encoded by the exons atgGAAGAGAATGAG atttCAGAACCACAACTTGAACTTAAGACAACTATAAACAACAATGGAAAAGATAAACTGGAAGGAGCGACCGAAGAAGAGAGTAAAGAGAATGTAAATTTTTGCCGTATATGTCACGATGCCGAttctgaagaaatatttataacacCATGTAGGTGTAAAGGAACACTTTCAGTGGTACACAGATCTTGCTTAGAGAAATGGTTGGCAGAATCAGATTCAAGCAGCTGCGAACTTTGCGGCCAACTTTATAAAACTCTACGGATACcaaa GTACCGTTATTTACCATCCATAATAACCTGGTTACGAAGTGAAGACAGCTTTAGAGATGTAAGGGAATTATTATTAGATCTGATGGTGCTTAGTATGTCTACACCAATGGTACTTATTGGATCATATTTAGGATTGTTCgctgcagaaaatttttttttatatcttactacTGAACTAGATCCAAca GGAAGATATTTAACATCGGCAAGATTAGGTACATTAATTGTACTGAGTTTAATGGCTACAATAGACATAGCTTTTGTATCATGGTTAACAGTAAGGACACAGTATTACATTAAACAATGGCACGCATGGTGGAGGCGGCAATGTACTGTAAAACTTCTTCTACCAGAAGATAATAGACTCACATCACAACAATCTGGTAAAATGTAcagatttgaatga